The genomic segment TCCTCCGCAGCGGCCGTACGTGTGCCTGTCGCGGACGACACCCGCTCGGTGTCGAAGACGCACTTCGCGCTCCGGCCGCTGCCTGGAGGCGTCGAGGTTCGAGATCTGGGATCCACCAACGGCACGTTCATCCTGCGCGGAGGCGTCGAGACGCAGGTGGCGTCGGGGGCGTCCCTCATGGCCGCGCCCGGCGACGTGGTGCGATTCGGCGACCGCACGATGAGGATCGACGCGTCATGACGTTCATGATCGGTGGACAGAGGGAACAGTGGAATGAAGGTTAAGCTCACTCTCCATCGCGCGGGCGGCGACACCGTCGACATCGCGGTCGTCGCCGATTCGACGGCGACGACCGCGGATGTCGCCCGCCACATCGCGGCCGCCGATCCCAGCAGGTCGATCCTCGTCGATCCCTCAGGACCTCTCACCCTTGCCGTCGCCCCGCCGACCGGTGAGCGTCTCGAGCCGCTGCTGCCTGACATCCCGATCAGCGAGGCCCCGATCGGATCGGGCTTCGCCGCCGCCGTGCGGCCGGTGGACGGTGCGCTGCAGCGCCCCGCGGCCGACGGCAAGGTCGTCGCGATCGTGCGCGCGATCGCCGGGCCGCTGAAGGGGCAGTCGTTCCCCGTCGGACCGGGATACTCCTTCATCGGACGCACCGCCCCCAACGACGTCGTGCTGGCGGACGGCATGGTGTCGAAGAAGCACGCCCGCCTGGAGGTGTCGACCTCCTTGGAGCTGGTCGACCTCAACTCCACGAACGGCATCCACGTCGACGGTGAGCAGGTCCAGCGCGTCCGTCTCGAGCCCGGTCAGCCGTTCGTGATCGGCGCGTCGACCCTCGTCATCGCGCTCGCCGACGACTACGACCCGTTCGCGGATCACGCCGTCCTCGAGCGCGGCGGCAGCCTGCGGTTCAACCGCAGTCCGCGTGTGGAGGACCGCTACCCCGGCGTGCAGCACACGCCGCCGAGGATGCCGACCGAGACGCTCATGAGGATCTTCCCCTGGACGATCCTCGTCGCGCCGATCATCATGGCGTTGTCCATCTACCTGATCACCGAACGCCCGCGCGCGCTGCTGCTGATCATCATGACGCCGCTCATGGCGCTCGGGAACTTCATCAACCAGCGTCGGCAGATGAAGAACAAGACCAATCATGAGCTGCAGTTGTTCGAGCGGCAGTTCGAGCACCTGGAGGAGGTCTTCTTCCACGAGAAGCCTCGCGAGGAGAGCGCCAGGAACAAGGAGGTCCCCCCGGTCGTCGAGGTGTTCGACCACGCGATGCGCCTCGGGCCCCTGTTGTGGACGCGACGGCCAGAGCACTGGAACTTCCTCGCCCTGCGTCTGGGGATCTCGACAGCACTGTCCCGCAATGCGATCGGCGACACCGAGACGCAGGACGGTCTGCCGGAGTACATCGAGCGCGTCGAGCGTCTCAAGGAGCGCTACAGGTACGTGCACGACGTGCCGGTCCTGGAGACGCTGCCGGCGAGCGGTTCCATCGGTGTCGCCGGCCCGAAGGACGTCGCGGCGGATGTCGTCCGGGGACTGGCCGTCCAGGTGTTCGGTCTGCACGCTCCGAACGAGGTCGTCGCCGTGTCGTTCGCCGACTCGGAATGGGTCCAGGAGCTCGAGTGGCTCAAGTGGCTGCCGCACACCTCCAGCGAGACGAGTCCCTTCAAGGATCTTCCGCTCGCCGACAGTGCACCGACGGCGAACGCGCTGCTGAACCAGCTCGAGGACTACGTCATGCGTCAGGTGAAGGGGCCCGACCGTCGGGGGCCCTTCAAGGAGACCTGGAACCCGATGACGTACGGCACCGACGTGCACCGCGCCGCGCAGGAGCATGAGGTGAAGACGCGGATCTCGGTGATCGTCATGGTCACCGATGACGCTCCCGTCGATCGTGCCCGGCTCACGCAGGTACTCGAACTCGGCGCGCAGGTGGGCGTGCACGCGATCTTCGTCGCGCCGACCGTGGAGTCGCTGCCGGCCGCGTGCCGGAGCTACATGGACGTCACGGGCGGCCTGGACGATGTGACCGTCGGGCTCGTCCGCTCCGGCGAGCTGTACACGCAGACGCGGGTCGAGGGCGTCTCGAACGCCTACATGGACATGATGGCCAAGCGGCTCGCGTCGGTCACCGACGTGTCGACGGTGATCCATGACGAGTCCGACATCCCGAGTTCGGTGGCGTTCCTGTCTCTCGTCGGCGAGGAGGTCGCCAGCGACCCGCAGGCCGTCATCGACCGCTGGCGCCAGAACAACTCGATCATCGACCGCTCCGCGGCAGAGCGCCCCCGACTGCGCAGAGCGGGGAACCTCCGCGCGATCGTCGGTCAGGGCGTCAGCGACGCGATGACGCTGGACCTGCGCGCCCAAGGGCCGCACGCGTTGGTGGGCGGAACGACCGGTGCAGGTAAATCGGAATTCCTGCAGGCATGGGTCCTCGGGATCGCCAGCGCACACAGCCCCGATCGTGTCACCTTCCTCTTCGTCGACTACAAGGGCGGGTCCGCTTTCGCGGACTGCGTGGAGCTGCCGCACTGCGTCGGCCTCGTCACCGACCTCAGCCCGCACCTCGTGCGACGGGCGCTGACGAGTCTGCGAGCCGAGCTGCACTATCGCGAGCACCTGTTCAACAGGAAGAAGGTCAAGGATCTTCTCGAACTCGAGAAGAGGCAGGACCCGGAGACCCCTCCGGCGCTCGTGCTCGTGATCGACGAGTTCGCGGCGCTCGCCGGAGAGGTGCCGGAGTTCGTCGACGGCGTCGTGGACATCGCCCAGCGCGGTCGCTCGCTCGGCATCCACCTGATCATGGCGACGCAGCGACCCGCCGGCGTCATCAAGGACAACCTCCGTGCCAACACCAACCTCCGGGTCGCGCTGCGCATGGCGGACGAGTCCGACTCGCGCGACGTCGTCGACGATGTCGTCGCCGCGTCGTTCCCGCCCTCCCTGCCCGGTCGAGCGATCGCGAAGACGGGGCCCGGTCCGCTCACACCGTTCCAGTCGGCGTACGCGGGCGGCTGGACGGCCACGGAAGAGGTGGCCGCGGCCGAGGTGAAGGTCGCAGAGCTGCGGTTCGGAAGCGTGCACGAGTGGGAGCCCGACCGCCCCGCCGAGAGCGACTCGCACGACGAGGACCTCGGGCCCAACGACCAGAAGCGCATCGTGAGGTCGATCATCGCGGCGCACCGGCGCGCGGGTCTCATCGCGCCGCGCCGGCCGTGGCTGGATGACCTGGCCGAGCTGATCGACCTCTCCGACATGCCACTCGAAGGCGACGGGCGCATCGCGCTCGGGGTCGCCGACATGCCGGAGCGGCAGCAGCAGGTTCCCATCCACTTCATCCCGGACCGCGACGGCTCGCTCCTCGCCCTCGGCACGTCGGGTGCGGGCAAGTCGACCGTCCTGAAGTCGATCGCGACAGCAGCAGGGATGCGTCCCGACCTCGGCTCGGTCCACGTCTACGGGCTCGACTTCGCATCCGGTGCGCTCGGCGTGCTCGAGAAGCTGCCGCATGTGGGGTCCATCATCGACGGCGAGGACGTCGAGCGGGTCCAGCGCCTGCTGCGCATGCTCGGCGCCGAGCTCGACAGGCGCGGTGAGAAGTTCGCTGCGGCGCATGCCTCGAACCTCACCGAGTACCGCGACCTCGCCGACGCATCCTTGCCGCGCATCATCCTCCTGGTCGACAACTTCCCCGAATTCAAGAAGGAGTGGGAGATCACGTCGAACAGGGCCCCGTTCTATCGCGAGTTCATGCGGATCCTCGGTGAGGGCCGTCCGCTCGGCGTCCACGCGGTGATCACCGCCGATCGTGGCGGTGCCGTACCCACGGGAGTCGCATCGAACATCTCGCGTCGCATCGTGCTGCGCCTGTCGGACGTGAACCAGTACACCCTCGTCGGCGCACCCAAGGACGTGCTGAGCGATCAGTCCCCGCCCGGTCGGGCGATCGTGGACAAGAGCGAGGTGCAGCTCGCTGTGCCCGGCGGTACCTCGAACACGTCCGATCAGGCCAAGCAGCTCGACAGGCTCGCTGCCGAGCTGCGCGCGCAGGGGGTCGCCCAGGCTCCGCGTATCGGTTCTCTGCCCCTTCATGCCGACATCCGCGAGCTTCCTAGCCGCGTCGGTGGCGAGCCGGTGGTCGGCATCGCCGACGACACGTTGGAGGCGCGGGGCTTCGACCCGGCCGGGTCGTTCATCATCACGGGACCGCCGTCTTCTGGCAAGACCAATGCGATGAAGTCGCTCATCATCGCCATGGAGCGGTTCGATCCGCAGGTGAAGCTGTTCCACTTCGGCACACGGCGATCCGAACTCGTGGATTTCCGGCCGTGGGTGCGCAGTGCGATCAGGGGCGAGGACGAGAAGGAGCTCGCGACCGAACTGGCCGATATCGTCGCCGACGAGTCGATCCCCTTCCGGATCATGGTCGTCTGCGAGGACATGCCGCATCTGGTCGACGGCCCCGCCGACCGTCCGATGCGAGCCCTCCTCAAGGCGATCAACGACAGTGACCACATGCTCATCGGCGATGCCGACGTGTCGCGAGCCGGTGGCGGTTCGGGCGTCATGGGCGAGTGGAAGGCCGCCCGGCAGGGCATCGCGCTCAAGCCGGATGCGTACGACGGCGACAGCCTGTTCAAGGTCCCCTTCGGCCGGGTCAAGCGCACCGACTTCCCCGAGGGGCGGGGCATGTTCGTCCAGGCCGGTCGCGCCTCGCTCATCCAGATGGCGGTGGCGCACGACGACCAGCCCGGTGTCGAGCACGCATCATTCCGGATGCCGGGAAGACCTTCGGTCGACCAGGTCGCGTCAGTGAGTGAACCTGCCGCACCGGCGGGGGGAGGGCTGTCGGATGCCGACGAGCGCGCTGCCCGGAGGGCGCGCCGGCGGGCTCGGCTCGAGGCGCGAGGAGACGCGTCGGTGGGCGAGTCCCACTGACGGCGACGTGATCCGAGGATGGGGAATGCTCCCCATCGTGGGATCGGGGGCTGCTGGTTAGTGTGGGGAGGACTTCCGCGGGGAGTCCGCGCCGAGACAGAACGAGGAGTCGACGAATGGCCGATGTCGTCATCAAGTACACCGAGCTCGACCACCTCATCGCCAAGCTCGGCAACATGATCGAAGAGCTCAGTTCCGGCAGCAAGGGCGCGCAGTTGCGCGCAGCGATCGGAGAGCCGTTCGGTCGCAGCGAGCTCACCGACGCCGCGGAGGACTCAGAGGATCGGTGGGACGACAAGAGGGAGAGCCTCGTGGAGGACCTCACGTCGATCCATGACCTCGCTCAGAGCATCTACGACGACTACCAGAAGTTCGAAGACGACGCCGCGGCACAGTTCGAGCGAGGCGCGGACGTGCCGAGCGGCTCGACGCGCTGATCGACCGACGAGGGGAGAGAACATGAGCATGTGCTGGGGCGAAGGGTCCTACGTCAACTGGCCGTCGACGCCCGGAGGGAACGAGATCGAACGGGTGTCGCTGTCTCCGGAGGACGTCGTCTCCACCGCGAACGCCATGATCGTCGTCGCCTCGCAGATGAAGTCCGCCGCGACGACCCTGCAGGACATCGCCAACAGCGATGACGGTCAACAGGGCAAGGCGGTCGACAAACTGCGCGAGAGCATCGGGGAGACGTGGGAGATCCTCGGCGACGCCGGTGAGATGTACTACGACACCGCTGCCGCCATCCGCACCTATGGTCACCAGATCGGCGATGTCGGAGGGATCGCCGAGGCGCTCACCTCCGCCTACGCGGACGCCGATGCCAAATGGTCCACGTACACGGGGACAGGGGGCGACCTGTACGGCGATGTCACCGCCGACCCTGGCGACGACGACCCCGATGCGCAAGCCGATGCCGCTGACAACAAGGCCAAGTACGACGCGTTCCAGGCGTGGATGAATGCGGCGAACGAATGGGACAAGCAGTACGACGACTGGGAGACGGCGTGGAACACCGCCGTGTCGGCGATCGAGACCGCTCACGAGCACGGTCCGAAGGACGGCTGGAGCGAGTGGTTCGGGGACTTCCTCGAGATCGCCTACATCATCCTGACGATCGCCGCGATCGTTCTCGCCGTCGTCTTCATCGTGTGCACCTTCTGGATCACCGGTCCCATCGCGGCCGCGATCGCCGCGATCGCGGCAACCGCGGGAGCCGTCGTGGGAGTGGCGACCGCCGTCGTCTCGATAGCCCGCTACGCCCGTGGGGAGACCGACCTCGCGACGATGGCCATCGACATCGTCTGCGCAGTGCCCGGTGTGGGGCCGGTTTCGAAGCTCATCTCCGACATGGGGCCGCTGGTGACGAGGCTCGGCGTGGGGATTTCGGGGCTCGCGGATTTCCTGCCGGCGACAGTGCGGATCGGTGCGGACGGCGGACTCCAGATCTCCCGCGTGTTCGCGGACGGTGTCTCCGATCTGATCGTCCACGGCAGCGTCGGGGCCGGCATGCTGTTCGACATGTCCGGCGCCATGAAGTTCGCCGACGCGATGTCGGACCTGGGGATCGATTCGCTCATCTCGCAATACAGCCCACTGGTCAGCCTGAACACCCTTGGCGGCATCATCGCGGGTGACGGCTGATGTGGACACTGCGGTTCGCGGCCGCGCTGGATGCCTGGGCCGCCGTCCCCGCGGCCGATGAGCACGAGCGACGTCGTCAATGGCGAGCCGCCGT from the Microbacterium ginsengiterrae genome contains:
- a CDS encoding FtsK/SpoIIIE domain-containing protein, with product MKVKLTLHRAGGDTVDIAVVADSTATTADVARHIAAADPSRSILVDPSGPLTLAVAPPTGERLEPLLPDIPISEAPIGSGFAAAVRPVDGALQRPAADGKVVAIVRAIAGPLKGQSFPVGPGYSFIGRTAPNDVVLADGMVSKKHARLEVSTSLELVDLNSTNGIHVDGEQVQRVRLEPGQPFVIGASTLVIALADDYDPFADHAVLERGGSLRFNRSPRVEDRYPGVQHTPPRMPTETLMRIFPWTILVAPIIMALSIYLITERPRALLLIIMTPLMALGNFINQRRQMKNKTNHELQLFERQFEHLEEVFFHEKPREESARNKEVPPVVEVFDHAMRLGPLLWTRRPEHWNFLALRLGISTALSRNAIGDTETQDGLPEYIERVERLKERYRYVHDVPVLETLPASGSIGVAGPKDVAADVVRGLAVQVFGLHAPNEVVAVSFADSEWVQELEWLKWLPHTSSETSPFKDLPLADSAPTANALLNQLEDYVMRQVKGPDRRGPFKETWNPMTYGTDVHRAAQEHEVKTRISVIVMVTDDAPVDRARLTQVLELGAQVGVHAIFVAPTVESLPAACRSYMDVTGGLDDVTVGLVRSGELYTQTRVEGVSNAYMDMMAKRLASVTDVSTVIHDESDIPSSVAFLSLVGEEVASDPQAVIDRWRQNNSIIDRSAAERPRLRRAGNLRAIVGQGVSDAMTLDLRAQGPHALVGGTTGAGKSEFLQAWVLGIASAHSPDRVTFLFVDYKGGSAFADCVELPHCVGLVTDLSPHLVRRALTSLRAELHYREHLFNRKKVKDLLELEKRQDPETPPALVLVIDEFAALAGEVPEFVDGVVDIAQRGRSLGIHLIMATQRPAGVIKDNLRANTNLRVALRMADESDSRDVVDDVVAASFPPSLPGRAIAKTGPGPLTPFQSAYAGGWTATEEVAAAEVKVAELRFGSVHEWEPDRPAESDSHDEDLGPNDQKRIVRSIIAAHRRAGLIAPRRPWLDDLAELIDLSDMPLEGDGRIALGVADMPERQQQVPIHFIPDRDGSLLALGTSGAGKSTVLKSIATAAGMRPDLGSVHVYGLDFASGALGVLEKLPHVGSIIDGEDVERVQRLLRMLGAELDRRGEKFAAAHASNLTEYRDLADASLPRIILLVDNFPEFKKEWEITSNRAPFYREFMRILGEGRPLGVHAVITADRGGAVPTGVASNISRRIVLRLSDVNQYTLVGAPKDVLSDQSPPGRAIVDKSEVQLAVPGGTSNTSDQAKQLDRLAAELRAQGVAQAPRIGSLPLHADIRELPSRVGGEPVVGIADDTLEARGFDPAGSFIITGPPSSGKTNAMKSLIIAMERFDPQVKLFHFGTRRSELVDFRPWVRSAIRGEDEKELATELADIVADESIPFRIMVVCEDMPHLVDGPADRPMRALLKAINDSDHMLIGDADVSRAGGGSGVMGEWKAARQGIALKPDAYDGDSLFKVPFGRVKRTDFPEGRGMFVQAGRASLIQMAVAHDDQPGVEHASFRMPGRPSVDQVASVSEPAAPAGGGLSDADERAARRARRRARLEARGDASVGESH